Proteins encoded in a region of the Pigmentiphaga litoralis genome:
- a CDS encoding CocE/NonD family hydrolase, with the protein MSTSPLTPLRSEARDGMRIDWDTPIPMDDGVVLRCDVFRPDDDQAYPVLLSYGPYGKGLAFQEGYKTAWDIMVEQHPDTARGSSNAYQNWEVVDPEKWVPDGYVCIRIDSRGAGRSPGVSDQHSPRETKDIVDSIEWAAAQPWCTGKVGMNGISYYAINAWRAAAQQPPNLAAICAWEGNSDRYREATHHGGILCVFAKNWHEMQVKTVQHGRGERGARSAFNGEWVCGPDTLPEDQLADNRVDMWRQLIQHPLDDDYYRERSPDFDRITVPFLSAGNWGGQGLHLRGNIEAFMRSASTQKWLEMHGGAHWAEFYTDYGVTLQKRFFGHFLKGEATGWEDQAPVQLQIRHVDRFVVRGEHEWPLARTQWTRFHLNPDDLSLSQEPARSSLSTLDFDAMGDGLTFRSLPMTTDTEITGPSVLRLKVSSSTTDADIFAVLRVFDPSGTEVVFHGALDPHTPIGQGWLRASHRKQDAALSLPYRPYYTHDEPWPLTPGEPVALDVEIWPTCIVVPVGYRIAITVRGKDYEWDGPAARLSNMKHPMKGCGPFVHDDPDDRPMHTFGGVTTLHFGDAADNAVMLPVIPAD; encoded by the coding sequence ATGAGCACCTCACCCCTTACCCCCCTGCGCAGCGAAGCGCGGGACGGCATGCGCATCGATTGGGACACGCCCATTCCCATGGACGATGGCGTCGTCCTGCGCTGCGATGTCTTCCGTCCGGACGACGACCAGGCCTATCCCGTCCTGCTGAGCTACGGCCCGTATGGCAAAGGGCTCGCCTTTCAGGAAGGCTACAAGACGGCATGGGACATCATGGTCGAGCAGCACCCGGACACCGCGCGCGGCTCATCCAACGCCTACCAGAACTGGGAAGTGGTCGACCCGGAAAAGTGGGTGCCCGACGGCTACGTCTGCATTCGTATCGATTCGCGCGGGGCCGGCCGATCGCCGGGCGTATCCGACCAGCACTCGCCCCGCGAAACAAAAGACATCGTCGACAGCATCGAGTGGGCCGCCGCGCAGCCCTGGTGCACCGGCAAGGTCGGCATGAACGGCATTTCGTACTACGCGATCAACGCCTGGCGCGCAGCCGCGCAACAACCGCCCAACTTGGCCGCCATCTGCGCGTGGGAAGGCAACAGTGACCGCTATCGCGAAGCCACGCACCACGGCGGCATTCTGTGTGTCTTTGCCAAGAACTGGCACGAGATGCAGGTCAAGACCGTGCAGCATGGACGCGGCGAACGTGGCGCCCGCAGCGCTTTCAACGGCGAATGGGTATGCGGCCCCGACACCTTGCCGGAAGACCAGTTGGCCGACAACCGGGTCGACATGTGGCGGCAACTGATCCAGCATCCGCTGGACGACGACTACTACCGGGAGCGTTCCCCCGACTTCGACCGGATCACCGTGCCGTTCCTGTCGGCCGGCAACTGGGGCGGGCAAGGGCTGCATCTGCGCGGCAATATCGAAGCCTTCATGCGATCGGCATCGACGCAGAAGTGGCTGGAAATGCACGGCGGCGCGCATTGGGCCGAGTTCTATACCGACTACGGCGTGACCTTGCAGAAGCGCTTTTTCGGGCATTTCCTGAAGGGCGAGGCGACCGGCTGGGAAGACCAGGCGCCGGTGCAATTGCAGATCCGCCATGTTGATCGTTTCGTGGTGCGCGGTGAACACGAATGGCCCCTGGCCCGCACGCAGTGGACCCGCTTCCACCTGAATCCGGATGACCTCAGCCTGAGCCAGGAACCCGCCCGCTCAAGCTTGAGCACGCTCGACTTTGACGCGATGGGCGACGGCCTGACCTTCCGATCGTTGCCCATGACCACCGACACCGAAATCACCGGCCCGTCGGTGCTTCGCCTGAAGGTGTCGTCGTCGACGACCGACGCGGACATCTTTGCGGTGCTGCGCGTGTTTGATCCGTCGGGCACCGAAGTCGTGTTCCACGGCGCGCTCGACCCGCACACGCCGATCGGACAAGGCTGGCTGCGCGCGTCACATCGCAAGCAGGACGCCGCGCTGAGCCTGCCCTACCGGCCCTACTACACACACGACGAACCGTGGCCACTGACCCCGGGCGAGCCTGTTGCCCTGGATGTCGAGATCTGGCCCACCTGCATCGTGGTGCCGGTCGGCTACCGGATCGCGATCACGGTCCGCGGCAAGGATTACGAATGGGACGGCCCCGCGGCCCGGCTGTCGAACATGAAGCATCCCATGAAGGGCTGCGGCCCGTTCGTGCATGACGATCCGGATGACCGCCCGATGCACACCTTTGGCGGGGTCACGACCCTGCACTTTGGTGATGCGGCGGACAATGCGGTGATGCTGCCGGTGATCCCGGCGGATTGA
- a CDS encoding Bug family tripartite tricarboxylate transporter substrate binding protein, translated as MLTLKIPGLAATVGATTLAALCAVAAWPGASSAATAADWPTGMVRIIVPFPPGGTTDAMARLLAEDLAKTSGRSVIVENRPGANTQIGTDAVAKAAPDGLTLLFTTSPYAIIAAMYPKLPYDPAKDLAPVVRVAENAMLLVAHPGAPARTVRDMVALAKNKPGALTIASVGNTGMSYMSSELFAASAGIQVTHVPYKGTGQAMPDLLGGQVSYFFDNPSTSLPYVRSGKLMAIASTGSKREAALPDVPTLAEGGLTGFETVNWYGIFAPARTPVDVLDRINRDVVRFVTRPDVKERLAKDSVDVVGSTRADFASFLQKDMAKWATVVKERNIRPE; from the coding sequence ATGCTGACCCTGAAGATTCCTGGCCTTGCCGCAACGGTGGGCGCTACCACTCTGGCCGCACTATGCGCCGTGGCCGCCTGGCCCGGTGCCTCGTCAGCGGCCACGGCCGCGGACTGGCCCACGGGCATGGTGCGCATCATCGTGCCGTTTCCGCCGGGTGGCACGACCGACGCCATGGCGCGTCTGCTAGCCGAAGACCTGGCCAAGACCTCGGGCAGGTCGGTGATCGTGGAAAACCGGCCCGGGGCCAATACCCAGATCGGCACCGACGCCGTCGCCAAGGCCGCGCCCGACGGCCTGACGCTGCTCTTCACGACGTCGCCCTACGCCATCATTGCGGCTATGTATCCCAAGCTGCCGTACGACCCCGCCAAGGACCTGGCGCCCGTCGTACGCGTTGCCGAAAATGCCATGCTGCTGGTCGCCCATCCGGGCGCGCCGGCCAGAACGGTACGCGACATGGTGGCCCTGGCCAAAAACAAGCCCGGCGCGCTGACCATTGCGTCGGTCGGCAACACGGGCATGAGCTATATGTCGAGCGAACTCTTTGCCGCGTCCGCCGGAATCCAGGTGACCCACGTTCCCTACAAGGGCACCGGGCAAGCCATGCCGGACCTGTTGGGCGGGCAGGTGAGCTACTTCTTCGACAACCCCAGCACGTCGTTGCCGTATGTGCGGTCCGGCAAGCTCATGGCCATTGCCAGCACCGGCAGCAAACGTGAAGCAGCCTTGCCCGACGTGCCGACCCTGGCTGAGGGCGGGCTGACCGGCTTTGAAACCGTGAACTGGTATGGCATTTTTGCGCCCGCCCGTACCCCGGTCGATGTGCTGGACCGCATCAACCGCGACGTGGTCCGCTTCGTGACGCGGCCGGACGTGAAGGAACGCCTGGCCAAGGACTCGGTAGACGTCGTTGGCAGCACGCGCGCCGACTTTGCCAGCTTCCTGCAGAAGGACATGGCGAAGTGGGCAACCGTGGTCAAGGAACGCAATATCCGGCCGGAGTAG
- a CDS encoding amidohydrolase family protein, with product MSDQARPVSAHDRQPDPQRIDVHFHTIPHFFRDAVIAAGRGPTISSGFPAWTPDASLQLMDRHGIAAAILSVSQPGVHFGDDAAAAALARRCNDYMAGLISDRPTRFGAFATVPLPDVDAACKEVAYALDTLKLDGVCLLASYGERFLGDPHFEPLMAELSRRRAVVFIHPNFHPSSRTIQLPYPAFMMEFLFDTTRAAANLVFSGTLDRYPDIRFILAHAGGALPYISWRMSVSPVIDPRLPRLSPDDIMERLGRFWYDTAISAGPSTFGSLDAVARPDRIVFGSDWPYAPESVTTLTVDALTQPDHFDAKRQQAIARDNALPLFPRFAG from the coding sequence ATGAGCGACCAGGCACGACCCGTATCCGCACACGACCGCCAGCCCGATCCCCAACGGATCGACGTGCATTTCCACACCATCCCGCACTTCTTTCGTGATGCGGTGATCGCCGCCGGCCGGGGGCCCACCATCAGTTCCGGCTTTCCGGCCTGGACGCCCGATGCGTCATTGCAGCTGATGGACCGGCATGGCATTGCCGCCGCCATCCTGTCGGTGTCGCAGCCCGGCGTGCACTTTGGGGACGACGCGGCGGCGGCGGCGCTGGCCCGCCGGTGCAACGACTACATGGCGGGTCTGATCAGCGACCGGCCGACCCGCTTCGGCGCGTTTGCCACCGTGCCGCTGCCCGATGTGGACGCGGCCTGCAAGGAAGTCGCCTATGCGCTCGATACGCTCAAGCTGGACGGCGTATGCCTGCTGGCCAGCTATGGCGAGCGCTTCCTGGGTGACCCGCATTTCGAACCGTTGATGGCCGAGCTGTCGCGGCGGCGCGCGGTGGTCTTCATCCATCCCAACTTTCATCCGTCGAGCCGGACCATTCAGCTGCCGTACCCGGCGTTCATGATGGAGTTCCTGTTCGACACGACGCGCGCCGCCGCCAACCTGGTTTTCAGCGGCACGCTGGACCGCTATCCCGACATCCGGTTCATCCTGGCCCATGCCGGGGGGGCGCTGCCCTACATTTCGTGGCGCATGTCGGTATCGCCGGTGATTGATCCCCGGCTGCCGCGGCTGTCGCCCGACGACATCATGGAGCGGCTGGGACGATTCTGGTATGACACGGCGATCTCGGCGGGCCCGTCCACTTTTGGGTCGCTGGATGCCGTGGCGCGGCCCGACCGCATCGTGTTCGGCAGCGACTGGCCCTATGCGCCGGAATCGGTCACGACCCTGACGGTGGATGCGCTGACGCAGCCGGACCACTTCGACGCGAAGCGGCAACAGGCGATCGCTCGCGACAATGCGTTGCCGCTGTTCCCACGATTTGCTGGCTGA
- a CDS encoding LysR family transcriptional regulator, with amino-acid sequence MLNLSVRSLEVFVAVAESGSFVAAADRLGITQPSVSDHIRSLEARSRTHLVERRRGRSGQLTDAGLALLAHARALLSHASDLSDDLSRRSQSASRQVVLACQPAVASLLLPPCLAGFARDQPDTDLATLAVDTDTVVQHLTRGTADVGCLLARNALPSLPSDVIAQVTFVIVAAPTHALAGRAAVSPQEVARHQFVRATHRLGFGPQMNDMLAMAGIADAPVVARATESAVVRAMAMAGVGMLCTLARAVEREVAAGVLTVIRMTGEPMQMELRLAHTPCRRPSDTTATLMRHIAAHFAVESR; translated from the coding sequence ATGCTCAATCTTTCCGTCCGCAGCCTGGAAGTGTTCGTTGCCGTTGCCGAATCCGGCAGCTTTGTCGCGGCCGCGGATCGTCTGGGCATCACGCAGCCCTCGGTCAGCGACCACATCCGGTCACTCGAGGCACGCAGCCGGACACATCTGGTGGAGCGGCGGCGCGGCCGCTCGGGCCAGCTGACGGATGCGGGCCTCGCGCTGCTGGCGCACGCCCGCGCCCTCCTCAGCCATGCCAGCGATCTGTCGGATGACCTGTCGCGCCGCAGCCAGTCCGCAAGCCGGCAGGTGGTGCTGGCCTGCCAGCCCGCCGTCGCCAGTCTGCTGTTGCCCCCCTGTCTGGCCGGCTTTGCCCGCGACCAGCCGGACACCGATCTGGCGACGCTTGCCGTCGATACCGACACCGTGGTGCAACACCTGACAAGGGGCACGGCTGATGTCGGTTGCCTGCTTGCGCGAAACGCATTGCCGTCCTTGCCGTCCGATGTGATTGCGCAGGTGACCTTCGTGATCGTGGCCGCGCCCACGCATGCGCTGGCGGGCCGCGCCGCCGTATCGCCACAGGAAGTCGCCCGCCACCAGTTCGTGCGCGCCACGCATCGGCTCGGCTTCGGGCCGCAGATGAATGACATGCTGGCGATGGCAGGCATTGCCGACGCGCCGGTCGTGGCACGCGCGACCGAGTCCGCCGTGGTCCGCGCGATGGCGATGGCGGGCGTCGGCATGTTGTGCACGCTGGCGCGCGCGGTGGAACGCGAAGTGGCGGCCGGCGTGCTGACGGTGATCCGCATGACCGGCGAGCCGATGCAGATGGAACTGCGGCTGGCGCACACGCCGTGCCGGCGGCCCAGCGACACGACAGCAACGCTGATGCGTCACATCGCGGCGCACTTCGCGGTCGAATCTCGTTGA
- a CDS encoding Bug family tripartite tricarboxylate transporter substrate binding protein, which translates to MFVFATRRLAGAMWATAAVAALAAPLGAVAQTYPTRPVQVIVPYPPGGLTDGIVRQVAQGLTEKWKTTVFIENKGGGGTTIGTAYVARAAADGQTLLFTSTGYVTNQVLMKSLPYSADAFTPIAMGATAPNVLYVHPSVPATNLAELLTYARANPGALKFASTGHGSSPHLTAELFASKTGISMVHVPYKGAGPALADLLAGHVNAMFHFPASLALAKEGKLKAIAVASTDKLKEAPGLPTFIDSGVPDVVSSSWFGFFAPAATPQPVKDKLHKDIADVLASARLRAFMEESGLTETPMTQAEFATFITNEQDKWATVIRERKIPIE; encoded by the coding sequence ATGTTCGTGTTTGCTACCCGCCGGCTTGCCGGTGCGATGTGGGCGACGGCCGCCGTGGCCGCCCTGGCCGCGCCCCTGGGGGCTGTCGCCCAGACCTATCCCACCCGGCCGGTCCAGGTCATCGTGCCCTACCCGCCCGGCGGCCTGACGGATGGCATCGTGCGCCAGGTGGCGCAGGGGCTGACCGAAAAGTGGAAGACCACCGTCTTCATCGAAAACAAGGGCGGGGGCGGCACGACGATAGGCACGGCGTATGTGGCGCGCGCGGCGGCCGATGGCCAGACGCTGCTGTTCACCAGCACGGGCTACGTCACCAACCAGGTATTGATGAAGTCCCTGCCCTATTCGGCCGATGCCTTCACGCCGATCGCGATGGGTGCGACGGCGCCGAATGTGCTGTACGTGCATCCGTCGGTGCCGGCGACCAATCTGGCCGAGCTGCTGACCTACGCCAGAGCCAACCCGGGTGCCTTGAAATTTGCGTCCACCGGCCACGGGTCCAGCCCGCATCTGACAGCCGAACTGTTCGCCTCCAAGACCGGGATTTCCATGGTCCACGTGCCGTACAAGGGCGCGGGGCCGGCGCTGGCCGATCTGCTGGCGGGGCATGTGAACGCCATGTTCCACTTCCCGGCGTCGCTGGCCTTGGCCAAGGAAGGCAAGCTGAAGGCGATTGCGGTCGCCAGCACCGACAAGCTCAAAGAAGCACCCGGGTTGCCGACGTTCATCGACAGCGGCGTGCCCGATGTGGTGTCAAGTTCCTGGTTCGGTTTCTTTGCCCCGGCCGCCACGCCCCAGCCGGTCAAGGACAAGCTGCACAAGGACATCGCCGACGTGCTCGCATCCGCACGGCTGCGCGCTTTCATGGAGGAATCGGGGCTGACCGAGACCCCCATGACGCAGGCGGAGTTCGCGACCTTCATCACGAATGAACAGGACAAGTGGGCGACGGTGATTCGCGAACGGAAGATACCGATCGAGTGA